A genomic region of Podarcis raffonei isolate rPodRaf1 chromosome 13, rPodRaf1.pri, whole genome shotgun sequence contains the following coding sequences:
- the VSTM2A gene encoding V-set and transmembrane domain-containing protein 2A isoform X3 yields the protein MGIFWAYVGFLSLSVLYIQQGLSSQAKFTEFPQNVTTTEGQNVEMSCAFQSGSASVYLEIQWWFLRAAEDQDPGTEVERDLDNDGTKISTVKVQGNDISHKLQISKVRKKDEGLYECRVIDANYGDLQEYKVQAYLKVNANSHTRRMQAFEASPMWLQDKPRKNISAAIPSSIHNSASQRMRPTSSPPADAKIPKQSPQSVHAKTVMGTRAKLAS from the exons ATGGGGATCTTCTGGGCTTATGTTGGATTCCTTTCCTTGTCGGTATTATACATTCAGCAAGGACTTTCTTCCCAAG CCAAATTTACTGAATTCCCTCAAAATGTCACAACTACTGAGGGGCAGAATGTGGAGATGTCTTGTGCATTCCAGAGTGGCTCTGCCTCAGTGTACCTGGAAATCCAGTGGTGGTTCCTACGGGCAGCTGAGGACCAAGACCCTGGAACAGAG GTGGAGAGAGATTTGGACAACGATGGAACAAAGATAAGC ACAGTGAAAGTACAAGGGAACGACATCTCCCACAAACTGCAGATCTCCAAAGTCAGGAAAAAGGATGAAGGGTTGTATGAGTGCAGAGTGATTGACGCCAATTATGGAGACCTCCAGGAATACAAAGTCCAGGCCTATCTCAAGGTCAATGCAAACAGCCACACCCGACGAATGCAGGCCTTTGAAGCTTCCCCAATGTGGCTACAGGATAAACCTCGTAAAAACATCTCAGCAGCCATCCCCAGTAGCATCCATAACTCTGCCAGCCAACGTATGCGCCCCACCTCCAGCCCTCCAGCAGATGCCAAAATCCCCAAACAAAGCCCACAATCAG